In a single window of the candidate division WOR-3 bacterium genome:
- a CDS encoding 2Fe-2S iron-sulfur cluster binding domain-containing protein gives MVGGLILVIAVALLVAERFLVSHEECTITVNKSRTIKVEGGDTLLSTLNQNKLFVPSACGGKATCGLCKIRVVSGGGEMLPTETVFVTRQEREQGIRLACQVRVQRNIEVTLPESMLAAKEYEGTVSALESLTYDTKLVRFDLGGTALDFKPGQYVQLLVPGTDQFRAYSIASPPSGRNVFELIIRYVSGGLCTGWIHKALAVGDRVRLTGPFGDFFLREDSDREIVAIGGGSGMAPMRSIVMHLAEQGMPRKTTLFFGARTRRDLFYVDVFRDLERKFTNFRYFPALSEPRPEDNWTGDVGFVTQVAARHVNPNGAKEAVLCGPPPMIDAAMRVLPRLGIAAEHIYFDKF, from the coding sequence CTGGTCGGCGGGCTGATCCTCGTAATCGCGGTTGCCCTGCTTGTCGCCGAGCGGTTCCTCGTCAGCCACGAAGAGTGCACCATAACTGTCAACAAGTCACGCACCATCAAGGTTGAGGGCGGCGACACCCTGTTATCGACACTGAACCAGAACAAGCTGTTCGTCCCCTCGGCCTGCGGCGGCAAGGCGACCTGCGGGCTCTGCAAGATACGGGTCGTCTCCGGCGGGGGCGAGATGCTGCCGACCGAGACGGTGTTCGTGACGCGGCAGGAACGCGAGCAGGGCATCCGGCTCGCCTGCCAGGTCCGTGTCCAGCGGAACATCGAAGTGACCCTGCCCGAGAGCATGCTCGCGGCAAAAGAGTACGAGGGCACGGTCTCCGCCCTCGAGTCCCTGACGTACGACACCAAGCTGGTGCGCTTCGACCTTGGCGGGACTGCCCTCGACTTCAAGCCCGGCCAGTACGTACAGCTGCTCGTTCCCGGCACTGACCAGTTTCGCGCCTACTCGATTGCCAGCCCACCGTCGGGCCGTAACGTCTTTGAGCTCATCATTCGCTACGTCTCGGGCGGGCTCTGCACCGGCTGGATCCACAAGGCACTGGCGGTGGGCGACCGGGTTAGGCTGACCGGGCCGTTCGGCGATTTCTTCCTGCGCGAGGACTCAGATCGCGAAATCGTCGCCATCGGCGGCGGCTCGGGAATGGCGCCCATGCGCTCGATCGTAATGCACCTCGCCGAGCAGGGCATGCCGCGCAAGACGACTCTCTTCTTTGGAGCACGGACCCGGCGCGACCTGTTCTACGTCGACGTCTTCCGCGACCTGGAGAGGAAGTTCACCAACTTCCGCTACTTCCCGGCGCTTTCGGAACCGCGGCCCGAGGACAATTGGACCGGCGACGTCGGGTTCGTGACTCAGGTAGCCGCCCGGCACGTGAACCCGAACGGCGCCAAAGAAGCCGTGCTCTGCGGCCCGCCGCCGATGATTGACGCGGCAATGCGGGTGCTGCCCCGCCTGGGCATCGCGGCCGAGCATA